The genome window GATGGCATCTTCATCGTGTTCCACCACTATTACCGTATTGCCGATATCGCGCAGGTGAGTAAGGGTGCCGAGCAGTCGTTCATTGTCTCGCTGGTGCAGGCCGATAGAGGGCTCATCGAGGATGTACATGACGCCAACCAGTCCAGCACCTATCTGACTGGCCAGACGGATCCGCTGTGCTTCACCGCCCGAGAGCGTGTCCGCACTGCGATCCAGAGTCAGATAATCCAGACCGACATTGACCAGGAATTGCAGCCTTTGGCGGATTTCCTTGAGAATTTTGTCGGCAATTTCGCCGCGGCGGCCGGGCAAAGTGAGACTGGCAAAGTAATCGCAGGCATCGCCGACAGGAAAGCCGGAGACTTCTGGCAGGGTGCGTTCGCCCACCCAGACGTGACGTGCCTCGCGGCGCAGGCGTGCGCCGTGGCAGTCCGGGCATGGTTGCGTGCTGAGATACTTGCTCAGTTCCTCGCGAACCGTCGGCGACTCGGTTTCCCGATAGCGGCGTTCCAGGTTGGGCACAATGCCTTCAAAGGGATGTGAACGCTTGACGATATCGCCGCGGTCATTCAGGTAACGGAATTCAATATTGTCTTTGCCCGAGCCGTGCAACACGCTTTTCTGGTGCGCCGGGCTCAATTCGCCAAAAGGTGTGTCGAGGCTGAAAGCATAATGCTCGGCGAGGGATGTGAGCATCTGGAAGTAGTACAGATTGCGCCGGTCCCAGCCGCGAATAGCCCCTTCGGCAAGGGTCAGATCACTGTTTACCAGACGGCGGGTATCAAAAAACTGCTTGACCCCGAGGCCGTCGCAGGCCGGACAGGCGCCAGCCGGGTTGTTGAAAGAGAACAGTTTTGGCTCGAGTTCGCTGATCGAATGGCCGCATTGCGGGCAGGCGAAGCGCGCAGAGAAGATGATTTCCTCGCCCGCACCGTCATCCATTGGCGCAATCAACGCCAGGCCGTCAGTAAGTTTCAGCGCGGTTTCAAATGACTCGGCCAGCCGCTGCTGCAGATCGGCGCGCACCTTGAAGCGGTCCACGACAACGTCAATGGAGTGCTTTTTCTGTTTGTCGAGGGTGGGTAGTTCATCCAGTTCGCAAATTGTGCCGTTGACCCGGGCGCGAACAAAACCCTGTGCGCGCATTTCTTCAAATACCGCCAGATGTTCACCTTTGCGCTCGCGAATGATCGGTGCCAGCAACATCAGTTTGCTGCCTTCAGGCAGGGCCAGTACCTGATCGACCATCTGGCTGACTGTTTGCGCCTCCAGTGGCAAGTCGTGGTCCGGGCAGCGCGGTATCCCGGCGCGGGCGTAGAGCAGGCGCAGGTAGTCGTAAATTTCGGTAATGGTGCCGACAGTCGAGCGCGGATTGTGTGAGGTGGATTTCTGCTCGATGGAGATGGCCGGGGAGAGCCCCTCTATGGTATCGACGTCGGGTTTTTCCATCATCGAAAGAAATTGCCGGGCGTAGGCCGACAGTGATTCGACATAGCGTCGCTGCCCTTCAGCGTAGAGCGTGTCAAAGGCCAGCGAGGACTTGCCAGATCCGGACAGGCCGGTGATGACGATCAGCTTGTCACGCGGGAGCGTAAGGTCGATGTTTTTCAGATTGTGGGTGCGAGCCCCGCGGATCAGTATCTTGTCCAAAGCATGCCTCGAGCGGCGAGCGTAAACCGGCAAGTATACGGGCGTGGCCGGACTTGCGGCAAAGTGCGCCTGTGACAGCGTCTTGCAGGCTGCTAGAATCGCCGCTTCCTGAATTGGGTGCAGCTATGCTTGATCTTCACGGCGAACACATGAATGTTCGAGAAACCCGCGCCGTTGTTGGCCTTGCGCTGGTTTACGCGTTTCGTATGCTAGGCATGTTCATGGTGCTGCCGGTGCTGGCTACCTATGGACAGGACCTCGCAGGCGCCACCCCGTTCCTGATCGGTGTGGCGATCGGCGCTTACGGTCTGACCCAGGCACTTCTGCAGATTCCGTTTGGCACCTTGTCGGATCGTATTGGCCGGATGCCGGTGATTATTGTCGGGCTGCTGGTTTTTGCCGCGGGAGCGGCCTTGGCTGCCGAGGCTGACTCGATCTGGGGGGTGATTGCCGGTCGAGTACTGCAAGGTGCAGGCGCCATTTCAGCTGCAGTGATGGCTTTGTTATCAGACCTGACCCGGGAGCAGCATCGCACCAAGGCCATGGCGGTGATCGGCATGAGCATTGGCTTGTCGTTTGCGGTGGCAATGGTCGTCGGCCCGCTGGTGACCCGTGCCTTCGGCCTTTCCGGCCTGTTCTGGCTGACTACCGGCATGGCCTTGCTTGGCCTGCTGGTTATCCTGCTGGTAGTGCCGCGTGCCTCCCGTACGCTGGCTCATCGCGAATCGAGTGTTGCCCGGCAATCGCTGGGAATAACCCTGAAAAATCCTGAACTGTTCCGGCTGAATATCGGTATCGGTGTCCTGCACGCCATTT of Pseudomonas pohangensis contains these proteins:
- the uvrA gene encoding excinuclease ABC subunit UvrA, yielding MDKILIRGARTHNLKNIDLTLPRDKLIVITGLSGSGKSSLAFDTLYAEGQRRYVESLSAYARQFLSMMEKPDVDTIEGLSPAISIEQKSTSHNPRSTVGTITEIYDYLRLLYARAGIPRCPDHDLPLEAQTVSQMVDQVLALPEGSKLMLLAPIIRERKGEHLAVFEEMRAQGFVRARVNGTICELDELPTLDKQKKHSIDVVVDRFKVRADLQQRLAESFETALKLTDGLALIAPMDDGAGEEIIFSARFACPQCGHSISELEPKLFSFNNPAGACPACDGLGVKQFFDTRRLVNSDLTLAEGAIRGWDRRNLYYFQMLTSLAEHYAFSLDTPFGELSPAHQKSVLHGSGKDNIEFRYLNDRGDIVKRSHPFEGIVPNLERRYRETESPTVREELSKYLSTQPCPDCHGARLRREARHVWVGERTLPEVSGFPVGDACDYFASLTLPGRRGEIADKILKEIRQRLQFLVNVGLDYLTLDRSADTLSGGEAQRIRLASQIGAGLVGVMYILDEPSIGLHQRDNERLLGTLTHLRDIGNTVIVVEHDEDAIRLADYVVDIGPGAGVHGGRIVAEGTPTEVMNHPDSLTGKYLSGRERIELPASRTSCNPDKLLSLKGASGNNLRNVDLEIPAGLLTCITGVSGSGKSTLINNTLYPITATALNGATTLEAAPYLSFDGLQHLDKVVDIDQSPIGRTPRSNPATYTGLFTPIRELFSSVPEARSRGYGPGRFSFNVKGGRCEACQGDGVIKVEMHFLPDIYVACDTCKSKRYNRETLEVKYKGKSITEVLDMTIEEARSFFDAVPALARKLQTLIDVGLSYIKLGQSATTLSGGEAQRVKLSRELSKRDTGKTLYILDEPTTGLHFADIKQLLEVLHRLRDHGNTVVVIEHNLDVIKTADWIVDLGPEGGSKGGQIIACGTPEHVASLPQSHTGHYLQDVLQRGH